In Novosphingobium kaempferiae, the DNA window CGCAGCGAAGCAATCCATGGTCAAGCGCCAACGCCGGATTGCTTCGCTGCGCTCGCAATGACGAACGGATTTTCATCCTCCCAAGGTGCAATTTTGCTGCACCCCGCACAGTCCTACGCTGCGGGCCGACGATGGGGGTTCGGGGGCAGATTCCCGAGCACGCACCCCCTTTCGGAATACCCATAACGGAGGGACAGGATGAAGCGGCGTTTCACACATATACTCGCAGCCCTGATGGCGGCCGGCGGCATCGCGGCCGCCCCGCTCGCGGCAGCGGACGGCCCGACGAGTGCGGATCTCCTCAAGGACGCGGACACCCCAGGCGACGTGCTGACTTACGGCATGGGGCCGTGGCAGCAGCGGTTCAGTTCGCTCGACCAGATCAACGCCTCCAACGTGGCGAAGCTGCTGCCGGTCTACGGCGCCTCGCTCGGCGGGGAGAAGCAGCGCGGGCAGGAAGCCCAGCCGCTGGTCTATGACGGCACCATCTACGTCACCGGATCGTACTCGCGCCTGTTCGCCTTCGATGCGCGCACCGGCGAGAAGAAGTGGGAATACAACGCCCGCCTGCCCGACGGCATCATGCCCTGCTGCGACGTCGTCAACCGCGGCGCGGCGATCCATGGCGACAAGGTGATCTTCGCCACGCTCGACGCGCATCTGGTGGCGCTGAACCGCAACACCGGCAAGGTGATCTGGAACAAGAAGACCGGCGACTACCAGGCCGGTTACTCCGCCACCGCCGCGCCGATCATCGTCGGCGACAAGGTCATCACCGGCAACTCCGGCGGCGAATTCGGCATCGTCGGCGCGGTGCAGGCGCGCAACGTCGATACCGGCGAGCTGATCTGGGAACGCCCGGTGATCGAGGGCCACATCGGCACCCTCAACGGCCAGCCCAACGGCATGACCGGCAAGCTCAACGCCACTTGGCAGGGCGACCTGTGGAAGACCGGCGGCGGCGCGACCTGGCTCGGCGGCACCTACGATCCGGGCACCAACATGGTCTACTTCGGCACCGGCAACCCGGCCCCGTGGAACAGCCACCTGCGCCCCGGCGACAACCTCTACACCTCCTCCACGCTCGCCATCGACGCCGACACCGGCGTCATCAAGTGGCACTACCAGACCACCCCGCACGACGGCTGGGACTTCGACGGCGTGAACGAGTTCATCCCCTTCGACGCCACCATCAAGGGCAAGGCGATGAAGCTGGGCGCCAAGGCGGACCGCAACGGCTACTTCTACGTGCTGGACCGGACCAACGGCAAGTTCATCTCCGCCAACCGCTTCGTCATGCAGACCACCTGGGCCGACGGCATCAACCCCAAGACCGGCAAGCCCAACGTGATCCCGGCTGGCCGCCCCGGCGCGCCCAGCGGCACCGAGAAGGGCAAGCCGGTATTCTCCAGCCCGTCGTTCCTCGGCGGCAAGAACTGGATGCCGATGGCGTACTCCAAGGACACCGAACTGTTCTACGTCCCCTCCAACGACTGGGGCATGGACATCTGGAACGAGCCGATCGCCTACAAGAAGGGCGCGGCCTACCTCGGCGCCGGGTTCACCATCAAGCCCATCGCCGAGGACCACATCGGCGCGCTGCGTGCGATGGACCCCAAGACCGGCAAGATCGTGTGGGAATACAAGAACAAGGCCCCGCTGTGGGGCGGCGTGCTGACCACGCACGGCAACCTCGTCTTCACCGGCACGCCCGAAGGCTACCTCAAGGCGTTCGACGCCAAGACCGGACAGGAGCTGTGGAAGTTCCAGACCGGATCGGGCGTCGTCGGATCGCCGATCACCTGGGAACAGGACGGCGAACAGTACGTCGGTGTCATGTCCGGCTGGGGCGGCGCAGTGCCGCTCTGGGGCGGCGAAGTCGCCAAGACCTTCAAGGAAATCAGCCAGGGCGGCATGCTCTGGGTGTTCAAGCTGCCCAAATAACGCAACCGCACGGCGCGCCGGTTCCCGCTGGCGCGCCGTCCGTCCCCGGGATAGACAGATGGAAACAATGGCCGTTACGGAAGCCAGCATGGGGGATCTCACCGGACCCGATCGCGTCCTGATCGTCGACGACCACTCGCTGGTCCGCGACGGCCTGCGCTCGATCTTCGACGATGCCTTTCCCGCCTGCACGATCCTGGAGGCGGACAGCCTCGAGGCCGCGCTGCGGGTGCTGGACGAGGAAGGCGACGTCGACCTCGTCCTGCTCGACCTCAACATCCCCGACGTGTCGCACCTCTCGGGCCTGCAATCGGTGCGGGACCGGTTCCCCGCCACCCCGGTGGTAATGGTTTCGGGCGTGACCGACCGCAACGTGGTGCGCGATGCGCTGGCGGCGGGCGCGGCGGGCTTCGTGCCCAAGTCGCTGAAACGCTCCGCCATCGTCGATGCGCTGCATCAGGTGCTCTCGGGCGAGATCTACATGCCCGACCTTCCGGGCGACGAAAGCGCGGCGGCCGAGGAAGACCTGATCCGTGCCCGCATCGACACCCTCACCCCGCAGCAGCGCGTGGTGCTCGGCCATCTGGTGGCAGGGCGGCTGAACAAGCAGATCGCCTATGAACTGGACGTCTCGATGACGACGGTGAAGGCGCACGTCTCGGCCATTCTCCAGAAGATGAACGTATTCAGCCGCACGCAGGCGGTCATCATGGCGGGGAAGATCGGGTTCCGGGGGTGAGCATCTCCCACCCGTTCGTCATTGCGAGCGCAGCGAAGCAACCCAGCGGCGTGAGCAGACCATGGATTGCTTCGCTGCGCTCGCAATGACGACGATGGTGCTTTGACGAAGGTGGTCCTTTGACGAGGTGGTGCCCGACGCCGCCCGCCGCTAACACCGCCCGCGATGAGCCGAGAACCCCTGCGCCCGCGCGCCGCCTACCGCGCCTTCGTTGCCGTGACCACGCGCTGGCACGACAACGACGTCTACGGCCACGTCAACAACGTGGTCTACTACGCCTTCTTCGACACCGCCGTGAACACCTGGCTGATCGAGGCGGGCCTGCTCGACATCGCTGAGGGCGACCCCATCGGCGTGGTCGTGGAAACCGGCTGCCGCTACGCCGCATCCGTGCATTTCCCGCAGAAGCTGGAAGTCGGCCTGACCGTGGCGCGGCTCGGCACCAGCAGCGTCACCTACCACCTCGGCCTATTCGTCGAGGGCGAGGACGATGCCGCGGCCGAGGGGCACTTCACCCACGTCTACGTCGGGCGCGACAGTCGCAGGCCGGTGGCGTTGCCGGATAAATGGCGGGACACGCTGGCGCGGTTGGGATGACCCTTCGACAAGCTCAGGGGGAGCGGAGTAGGGGTTTGTCCCTCCCATCGTCATTGCGAGCGTAGCGAAGCAATCCACGGCAGGCGTATGTCGCTGGATTGCTTCGCTACGCTCGCAATGACGAAGTGGTTGGAAACCCGCTCAGGCTGAGCCTGTCGAAGCCCCCGCAGCCTTGCGCGACCTTACAGCACATCCATCTGCCGCAGCAGCGCGCGCAATTGCGCTGGCTTCACCGGCTTGTTCAGCACCGGCAGCGACAGCCCCGCAAGCTGCGCCTTGGTCTCCGGGCCGCGATCCGCGGTGATGACCATTGCCGGGATTACCCGCCCCGCCCGCTCGCGCAGCATGGCGACGGCGCGGTCGCCGGTCAGGCGATCGTCAAGGTGATAGTCCACGATCAGCATCGCCGGCCCCTGCTCCAGCGCCGCGATGGCCGCAGCATCGGAGGGATCGTTGGCGGTCACGACATCGAGCCCCCAGTTCTCCAGCAGCGCCTCCATGCCCGACAGGATGCCGGGATCGTTGTCGATCACCAGCACCATGCCGCCCGAACCGGCCCGCGCGGGAGCGGCGGCAGGCCCCGCCTCCTCGACCGCCGCCATCGCCTCCACGCGCGGCAGGCGGATCGAGAACGCGGCACCGCGGCTCGGCGCAGTGTCGAGGTCTATGGCGTGGCCCAGCATCGTCGTGACGCGCCGCACGATGGCAAGGCCGAGGCCCTTGCCGGGGATCTTCTGCGTCTTGCCGACGCGGCGGAACTCCTCGAAGATCTCGGCGCGGTCGGCCTCGGCGATGCCCGGCCCGGTGTCGCGGACGGTGACGACAACATCTCCGTCGTCCTGTGCTACCTCCACGTTGACGCTGCCCTGCTCGGTATAGCGGATCGCGTTGGAGACGAAGTTCTGCAGCACGCGGCGCAGCAGGCGCGGATCGGAACGCACCCACAGCGGCGTATCGGGCACCGTGAAGTCAAGCCCGCCCGCCAGCGCCAGCGGCCCGAACTCCACCCTGAGCGCCGACAGGATCGCGCCGAGCGAAAGGTCCGCGAACTCGGGCTGGATCGCGCCGGCATCCAGCCGCGAAATCTCGAACAGCGCCTCCAGCAGGTCCTCGACCGAATCGAGCGCCGTCGAAGCCTGCTTCACCAGCGAGCGCGGGCGCTCCGGCATCGGGTGGCCGTCCATGGCAGAGACGAACAGCCGCGCGGCATTCAGCGGTTGCAGCAGGTCGTGGCTGGCGGCAGCGATGAAGCTGGTCTTCGACCGGTTCGCCGTCTCCGCCTCGTTCTTCGCGTCGACGAGTTGCAGGTTGACCTCGACCAGCTCGGCGGTGCGCTCGGCCACGCGGCGCTCCAGCGTTTCGGCGGTTTCCGTAAGCGAACGCTCGAACTGCACATGGTCAGTCACGTCGTCGAAGGTGAAGACCATGCCCCCGTTCTTGAGCGACACCGAACGCACAGTGAAGTGGCGCTGAGCGTCACCGGCGCCCATCGTGCAGTTCGTCGCGACGCGCGCACCGCCGCCATCGCGCCAGTCGAGCGCCTCAGGCCGGTCGAGCCCGCGATGCTCGATGCACCAGCGCGTCAGGGCGTCGTGGGTGTCGATGCGCCAGCCTTCGTCGACCAGCGCCAGCACCGTCAGCACGCCCTCGTTCCACGCCTGCAACTGGCGCTGCGCGTCGAACAGGCACACGCCCTCGGACAGCGTGTCGAGCGTCGCCTGCAGCGCAAGGTTGCGTTCGGCCAGTTCGCGGGCGCGCTGGCGGGCGTCCTCAGCCTTGACCGTCGTGATGTCGGTATAGATGCCGACGGTACCGCCGTCGCTGGTGCGCAATTCGTTGATCTGGATCCAGCGCCCATCTGCCAGCGCCTGGACATGCGCGCCTTCCGCGCGGCGGTGCTGCGCCATGCGATCCTTGAACCAGCGCTCGGGCGCCATGCGCGAACCCATCGTCGCGCCGCTTTGGGCAAGGCGGCTGGCGAGTTCGGCGAATTCGGGCGCGTCCTCGCTCATCTCCTCGAAGTTGGGGAAGATCTTGAGGTAGGCGCGGTTGCACAGGACCATGCGGTCCTCCGCATCGAACAGCGCGAAGCCGTCCGACAGGGATTCGATCGCATCGCGCAGCATCACGCGCGCAGCGGTGGCGGCGGCGTGGGCCGCGCCGAGTTCCGCGTTAGCCGCGTTAAGCCGCTCCAGCGCGACCTCCAGCGCCCCGGTCCGGTCGCGCACCATGGCGTCGAGCGAGATCGCCGTCTCGAACATCGAGAACGCGCCGCCCTGCATGTCGGTGGACCGTTCCACCCGGTCCATCAGCGCGGCGTTGATCTTCTCCAGCTGCGCGACGCGGCGGCGCAGGCGGGCGGCTTCGTCATCGCGGGCGGGCGGGTCGGTCAGCGCCATGACTGGTATCCTCCCTTCTTCGTCATTGCGAGCGCAG includes these proteins:
- a CDS encoding methanol/ethanol family PQQ-dependent dehydrogenase; translation: MKRRFTHILAALMAAGGIAAAPLAAADGPTSADLLKDADTPGDVLTYGMGPWQQRFSSLDQINASNVAKLLPVYGASLGGEKQRGQEAQPLVYDGTIYVTGSYSRLFAFDARTGEKKWEYNARLPDGIMPCCDVVNRGAAIHGDKVIFATLDAHLVALNRNTGKVIWNKKTGDYQAGYSATAAPIIVGDKVITGNSGGEFGIVGAVQARNVDTGELIWERPVIEGHIGTLNGQPNGMTGKLNATWQGDLWKTGGGATWLGGTYDPGTNMVYFGTGNPAPWNSHLRPGDNLYTSSTLAIDADTGVIKWHYQTTPHDGWDFDGVNEFIPFDATIKGKAMKLGAKADRNGYFYVLDRTNGKFISANRFVMQTTWADGINPKTGKPNVIPAGRPGAPSGTEKGKPVFSSPSFLGGKNWMPMAYSKDTELFYVPSNDWGMDIWNEPIAYKKGAAYLGAGFTIKPIAEDHIGALRAMDPKTGKIVWEYKNKAPLWGGVLTTHGNLVFTGTPEGYLKAFDAKTGQELWKFQTGSGVVGSPITWEQDGEQYVGVMSGWGGAVPLWGGEVAKTFKEISQGGMLWVFKLPK
- a CDS encoding response regulator transcription factor, which encodes METMAVTEASMGDLTGPDRVLIVDDHSLVRDGLRSIFDDAFPACTILEADSLEAALRVLDEEGDVDLVLLDLNIPDVSHLSGLQSVRDRFPATPVVMVSGVTDRNVVRDALAAGAAGFVPKSLKRSAIVDALHQVLSGEIYMPDLPGDESAAAEEDLIRARIDTLTPQQRVVLGHLVAGRLNKQIAYELDVSMTTVKAHVSAILQKMNVFSRTQAVIMAGKIGFRG
- a CDS encoding acyl-CoA thioesterase, whose amino-acid sequence is MSREPLRPRAAYRAFVAVTTRWHDNDVYGHVNNVVYYAFFDTAVNTWLIEAGLLDIAEGDPIGVVVETGCRYAASVHFPQKLEVGLTVARLGTSSVTYHLGLFVEGEDDAAAEGHFTHVYVGRDSRRPVALPDKWRDTLARLG
- a CDS encoding PAS-domain containing protein; its protein translation is MALTDPPARDDEAARLRRRVAQLEKINAALMDRVERSTDMQGGAFSMFETAISLDAMVRDRTGALEVALERLNAANAELGAAHAAATAARVMLRDAIESLSDGFALFDAEDRMVLCNRAYLKIFPNFEEMSEDAPEFAELASRLAQSGATMGSRMAPERWFKDRMAQHRRAEGAHVQALADGRWIQINELRTSDGGTVGIYTDITTVKAEDARQRARELAERNLALQATLDTLSEGVCLFDAQRQLQAWNEGVLTVLALVDEGWRIDTHDALTRWCIEHRGLDRPEALDWRDGGGARVATNCTMGAGDAQRHFTVRSVSLKNGGMVFTFDDVTDHVQFERSLTETAETLERRVAERTAELVEVNLQLVDAKNEAETANRSKTSFIAAASHDLLQPLNAARLFVSAMDGHPMPERPRSLVKQASTALDSVEDLLEALFEISRLDAGAIQPEFADLSLGAILSALRVEFGPLALAGGLDFTVPDTPLWVRSDPRLLRRVLQNFVSNAIRYTEQGSVNVEVAQDDGDVVVTVRDTGPGIAEADRAEIFEEFRRVGKTQKIPGKGLGLAIVRRVTTMLGHAIDLDTAPSRGAAFSIRLPRVEAMAAVEEAGPAAAPARAGSGGMVLVIDNDPGILSGMEALLENWGLDVVTANDPSDAAAIAALEQGPAMLIVDYHLDDRLTGDRAVAMLRERAGRVIPAMVITADRGPETKAQLAGLSLPVLNKPVKPAQLRALLRQMDVL